In Oryza brachyantha chromosome 2, ObraRS2, whole genome shotgun sequence, a single window of DNA contains:
- the LOC121053579 gene encoding U-box domain-containing protein 25-like, which translates to MPGSAPLPLGLDTAGLQVPWYFRCPISLELMRDPVTVATGQTYDRASIESWVATGNTTCPVTRAPLADFTLIPNHTLRRLIQEWCVAHRSLGVERIPTPKQPADPDLIRSLISQGPALPPLRKLRALARESDKNRLVMATPETRAALVEMAFASAAGDEVEAEAMAVLAMVGMGEAEAVEVVGRGERVARLGELLGGQGTTLEAKVNAGAVVEAAAAASGTEARAVLGAAEGVMEGLVALVEEKGNSRAVRVGIRGLFALCLAKENRPRAVAAGAAAALARRVAEVGAGGGGGGVAVEPERALAAVERLCRTEGGRDAVVAGAGGGAAAVRALVRAMSGRSAEHAAGALVAVVGGSEALQVEAVRAGAMSQLLLMVQGGCSERAKRKAQHLLKLLRSAWPAADSIANSDDFLQPY; encoded by the coding sequence ATGCCGGGGAGCGCCCCGCTGCCGCTGGGGCTCGACACGGCGGGGCTGCAGGTGCCGTGGTACTTCCGGTGCCCCATCTCGCTGGAGCTGATGCGCGACcccgtcaccgtcgccaccGGCCAGACCTACGACCGTGCCAGCATCGAGTCATGGGTCGCCACCGGCAACACCACCTGCCCCGTCACccgcgcgccgctcgccgactTCACCCTCATCCCCAACCacaccctccgccgcctcaTCCAGGAGTGGTGCGTCGCGCACCGCTCCCTCGGCGTCGAGCGGATCCCCACGCCCAAGCAGCCCGCCGACCCTGACCTCATCCGCTCCCTCATCTCCCAGGGCCCCGCGCTCCCGCCACTCCGCAAGCTCAGGGCGCTCGCTAGGGAGTCCGACAAGAACCGCCTCGTCATGGCCACGCCCGAGACCAGGGCCGCGCTCGTCGAGATGGCGTTCgcctcggccgccggcgacgaggtcgaggcggaggccaTGGCGGTGCTCGCCATGGTCGGCATGGGGGAGGCCGAGGCCGTCGAGGTGGtcgggaggggagagagggtggCCAGGCTCGGCGAGCTCCTCGGCGGACAGGGGACGACGCTGGAGGCCAAGGTTAACGCgggcgccgtcgtcgaggcggcggccgcggcgtccGGGACGGAGGCCAGGGCGGTGCtgggcgcggcggagggggtCATGGAGGGACTGGTCGCGCTGGTCGAGGAGAAGGGCAACTCGCGCGCCGTGCGCGTCGGGATCCGCGGCCTGTTCGCGCTCTGCCTCGCCAAGGAGAACCGGCCgcgcgccgtggccgccggagccgccgcggcgctcgcTCGTCGCGTGGCGgaggtcggcgccggcggcggaggcggaggcgtcgCCGTGGAGCCGGagcgcgcgctggcggcggtggagcgccTCTGCCGGACGGAGGGCGGTCGCGACGCggtggtcgccggcgccgggggcggcgccgcggcggtgcgCGCGCTGGTGCGCGCCATGTCCGGCCGCTCCGCGGAGCACGCGGCGGGCGCGCTGGTGGCCGTGGTGGGCGGATCGGAGGCGCTCCAGGTGGAGGCTGTCCGCGCGGGCGCCATGAGCCAGCTCCTCCTGATGGTGCAGGGCGGCTGCTCGGAGCGCGCGAAGCGCAAGGCCCAGCACCTCCTGAAGCTCCTCCGCTCCGCCTGGCCGGCCGCCGACTCCATCGCCAACTCCGACGACTTCCTCCAACCGTACTAA